In Halanaerobiaceae bacterium ANBcell28, the DNA window TAGATTTGCAGTTATATTTAATGGACCTTTAATGAATTTTGTTTTAGCAATTTTTATATTTTTACTTATATATACAATTTATGGTGTGCCGGTAGAAAGAATGCATACAAATGTAATCGGGGATGTTCATTATGGAACTCCTGCTGCTGAAGCTGGTTTAAGACCAGGTGATCGTATAATTGAAATGGATGGTCATGTAGTAGAAGACTGGCATGATGTAAATGCTGTTAAAGAGCAATTAAGTGGAGAAACAATTACTATAAGATTTGAAAGAAATAATGAACTTAGAACAATTGAAGTAGAACCGATATATAATCAGATGGATGATAGTTATTTAATAGGTATTAGCCAGCAATTAGTACGACAGAATCTTGGTTTCTTTAGATCTTTACGTTTAGCTTTTTTACAAACTTGGTATTTTATTTCTGGTCTAATTATTGGTATAATTGGTATGATTAGAGGAACAGTGCCTGCTGATATAGGTGGTCCAGTAATGATTGCGAGTGTAGTCGGTCAAGCTGCAGATATTGGATTAATTAGCTTGCTTAATTTAACAGCATTTTTAAGTATTAATTTAGGTTTGTTAAATCTTTTACCTTTTCCAGCTCTTGATGGCGGTAGATTGGTTTTCCTATTTATAGAGCTATTAAGAGGTAAACCTGTTAGTCCAGAAAAAGAAAATATGGTT includes these proteins:
- the rseP gene encoding RIP metalloprotease RseP, giving the protein MVTIIAFIVVLGILVFIHEFGHYISAKLAGIRVEEFALGFGPKLIGFTRGDTLYSIRIVPLGGFCKMTGEAPPDESMSEEEKKIYIDAREKGQTFDQKPLFHRFAVIFNGPLMNFVLAIFIFLLIYTIYGVPVERMHTNVIGDVHYGTPAAEAGLRPGDRIIEMDGHVVEDWHDVNAVKEQLSGETITIRFERNNELRTIEVEPIYNQMDDSYLIGISQQLVRQNLGFFRSLRLAFLQTWYFISGLIIGIIGMIRGTVPADIGGPVMIASVVGQAADIGLISLLNLTAFLSINLGLLNLLPFPALDGGRLVFLFIELLRGKPVSPEKENMVHIVGFFILITFMVFVIIKDIQRFF